A single window of Rubripirellula lacrimiformis DNA harbors:
- a CDS encoding PSD1 and planctomycete cytochrome C domain-containing protein, which translates to MHLWLASRCPHRFALVSVLLVLICESGWAADSRYFETEIRPILREYCFDCHGAVEELEGGLDLRLVHFMISGGDSGPTVVPGDPDASLLIQRVRDGDMPPGDARVADEKIAVLEAWIRSGAATLRDEPEQLEPGIPITEEERNYWAYQPIADVSIPANVNSPSIRSPIDAFIAAAMPAGLTFSDDADRFTLVQRAYNDLVGLPPTKQEIEPWLHTADPRWFENLVDQLLRSPHYGERWGRHWLDAAGYADSDGYTVADRNRAWAWRYRDYVTKAFNEDKPFDEFIHQQIAGDELAGPKQDDWTPRQIELLTATGFLRMAADGTGSGDNSPEARNKVIADTLQIVCSTLLGSSVHCAQCHDHRYDPISHADYFSLRAVFEPALDWQAWKPPAARLVSLATEQDRAASAKIESEVSNVAAERASQQSAFIQEVFEQELLKFEEPLRSQLRTAYETAKDKRDAEQIKLLANHPSINITPGVLYQYRPDAAAELKKIDAEIADLRAQKPVEQFIQAFVEPANHVPISHLFHRGDFNQPKQVIEPGALTVASTAGARVTFPINDPQLPTTGRRLAFAKWLTQESNPLTARAIVNRIWMHHFGHGIVATPGEFGRLGDQPSHPELLDWLASDFVHHGWSLKRLHRQILTSTTWRQSSVRRPDGEAIDAENRTYWRKSLQRVDAEILRDSMLAVSGTLDLTLYGAPVAVAEDETGQVRVDASQPRRSIYARVRRSQPVGILQTFDAPVMGVNCDVRSVTTVAPQSLMMLNGAFVLEQAALVADQAIKRAAQVDPTGDEVLAPWFPKIPPLAWRYGSGTVDDAAGVIRDFVDLPHFTGTSWQGSATAPDAEFGWTILSASGGHPGNPAHPAIRRWTAPGDGQLSITGTLQHGSGNGDGVRSRVVSASGLMGDWRIQNGTVETAVAAFAVRAGETIDFVTDCIANETSDSFSWPLKLTFTESDATPAIHDSVVDFHGPESDLKLLPGQINAAWEIVLSRAASEAELEMSLRFARDQLVLMTRDRQGTSEGRSRGEQVLANLCQMLLNSNEFLYIE; encoded by the coding sequence ATGCACCTTTGGTTGGCTTCACGCTGCCCGCATCGCTTTGCACTCGTCAGCGTTCTGCTGGTGCTGATCTGCGAATCGGGGTGGGCGGCAGATTCACGGTACTTCGAGACCGAGATCCGCCCGATCCTTCGTGAATACTGCTTCGATTGCCACGGTGCGGTGGAAGAACTCGAGGGCGGCTTGGACCTGCGCCTCGTCCATTTCATGATTTCGGGTGGCGATTCGGGACCTACAGTGGTTCCGGGCGACCCTGACGCTAGTCTGTTGATCCAGCGTGTTCGTGACGGGGATATGCCACCGGGCGACGCGCGAGTTGCGGATGAAAAGATCGCCGTTTTGGAAGCGTGGATTCGGTCTGGGGCAGCAACGCTGCGCGACGAACCCGAACAACTGGAACCAGGCATTCCGATCACCGAGGAAGAACGCAACTACTGGGCTTACCAACCGATCGCGGACGTGTCCATTCCGGCCAACGTGAACAGTCCGTCGATTCGCTCGCCGATCGATGCGTTCATCGCTGCGGCGATGCCCGCTGGTTTGACTTTCTCGGACGATGCAGATCGATTCACGCTGGTCCAACGCGCCTACAACGACTTGGTTGGACTGCCACCGACAAAGCAGGAAATTGAACCCTGGCTGCATACCGCGGACCCGCGATGGTTTGAAAACTTGGTGGATCAATTGCTTCGTTCGCCACACTATGGCGAACGTTGGGGCAGGCACTGGTTGGACGCGGCGGGGTATGCCGATAGCGACGGCTACACGGTAGCCGACCGCAACCGCGCGTGGGCGTGGCGTTATCGCGATTATGTGACCAAAGCGTTCAATGAAGACAAACCGTTCGACGAATTCATTCACCAGCAGATTGCGGGTGATGAACTGGCCGGACCTAAACAGGACGATTGGACGCCACGCCAGATTGAACTGTTGACCGCCACAGGTTTTTTGCGAATGGCAGCCGACGGCACCGGCAGTGGTGACAACAGTCCCGAAGCCCGCAACAAAGTGATCGCCGACACACTGCAAATCGTCTGCTCGACTTTGCTTGGTTCTAGCGTTCATTGTGCCCAGTGCCACGACCACCGCTACGACCCTATCTCACACGCCGACTATTTCTCCTTGCGAGCCGTTTTTGAACCCGCCTTGGATTGGCAGGCCTGGAAGCCGCCGGCTGCGAGACTGGTTTCTTTAGCCACCGAACAGGATCGCGCGGCGTCAGCAAAAATCGAAAGCGAAGTTAGCAACGTGGCGGCCGAGCGTGCCAGTCAGCAAAGTGCGTTTATCCAAGAGGTGTTTGAGCAAGAACTGTTGAAGTTTGAAGAACCACTCCGTTCTCAATTGCGGACGGCTTATGAAACGGCAAAGGACAAACGCGATGCTGAACAAATCAAGTTGTTGGCCAATCACCCCAGCATCAACATCACGCCGGGCGTTCTGTACCAATATCGCCCCGATGCCGCAGCCGAATTGAAAAAGATCGACGCTGAGATTGCAGATTTGCGAGCTCAAAAGCCTGTCGAGCAGTTCATCCAAGCGTTCGTAGAACCTGCGAACCATGTCCCGATCAGCCATTTGTTTCATCGCGGTGATTTCAATCAACCTAAACAAGTCATCGAACCGGGCGCCCTAACCGTCGCTTCGACCGCGGGAGCTCGGGTGACGTTTCCGATCAATGATCCCCAACTGCCGACGACGGGCCGACGGTTGGCATTCGCAAAATGGTTGACACAGGAAAGCAACCCGTTGACCGCTAGGGCCATCGTCAATCGGATTTGGATGCACCACTTCGGACACGGGATTGTTGCGACCCCGGGCGAATTTGGGCGGTTGGGGGATCAACCCTCGCATCCCGAATTGCTCGATTGGTTGGCCAGCGATTTCGTCCATCATGGATGGAGCTTGAAACGACTGCACCGACAAATATTGACCTCGACGACATGGCGGCAAAGTTCTGTGCGTCGACCTGATGGGGAAGCGATCGATGCCGAGAACCGAACCTATTGGCGAAAGTCGCTGCAACGCGTTGATGCAGAGATCCTACGCGATTCGATGTTGGCCGTTTCCGGAACTCTTGACCTGACGCTATACGGGGCTCCGGTCGCTGTGGCCGAAGACGAAACCGGACAGGTTCGCGTGGATGCCAGTCAACCGCGTCGCAGCATCTACGCGCGAGTCCGACGGAGCCAACCGGTCGGCATATTGCAGACGTTCGACGCACCCGTGATGGGCGTCAACTGTGATGTGCGATCCGTGACGACCGTCGCGCCCCAGTCGTTGATGATGCTGAACGGGGCCTTCGTTCTCGAACAAGCTGCTCTCGTCGCGGATCAGGCGATCAAGCGGGCTGCCCAAGTGGATCCGACGGGTGACGAGGTTCTCGCACCGTGGTTCCCCAAAATTCCACCGCTCGCGTGGCGTTACGGATCCGGCACGGTGGACGACGCGGCGGGTGTGATTCGCGACTTCGTCGACCTGCCCCACTTTACGGGCACATCATGGCAAGGGAGTGCGACTGCGCCGGACGCTGAGTTCGGCTGGACCATTTTAAGCGCTAGCGGTGGGCATCCCGGAAACCCCGCTCACCCAGCGATCCGGCGTTGGACAGCACCGGGTGACGGACAGCTTAGCATCACCGGAACGCTGCAGCATGGTAGTGGCAACGGCGATGGCGTCCGATCCCGAGTCGTTTCTGCCAGCGGCTTGATGGGAGATTGGCGGATCCAAAATGGCACCGTGGAAACCGCAGTGGCTGCGTTCGCCGTTCGGGCTGGCGAAACGATCGACTTTGTAACCGACTGTATCGCCAACGAAACATCCGACTCATTCAGTTGGCCACTCAAGTTGACGTTCACAGAATCCGATGCAACGCCGGCCATTCACGATTCGGTGGTTGATTTTCATGGGCCTGAATCGGATCTGAAGTTGCTTCCGGGCCAAATCAATGCGGCATGGGAAATTGTTTTGTCCCGCGCTGCCAGCGAAGCGGAACTGGAAATGTCGCTGCGGTTTGCTCGTGATCAATTGGTGCTGATGACTCGAGATCGCCAAGGCACATCGGAAGGCCGATCTCGCGGCGAGCAAGTTCTGGCCAATCTCTGCCAGATGCTGCTCAATTCCAACGAATTTCTGTACATCGAATGA